The Episyrphus balteatus chromosome 4, idEpiBalt1.1, whole genome shotgun sequence genome includes a window with the following:
- the LOC129919515 gene encoding high mobility group protein Z has protein sequence MTQERPKRPLSAYMLWLNETREEIKKDNPGSKVTDIAKRGGELWRAMKDKSEWEAKAIAMKEKYTKDLKEYEANGGTDTGAKKRKSKAAKPAKKLKKKETSEEESGEDESD, from the exons atgacTCAAGAAAGGCCAAAACGTCCACTTTCCGCATACATGCTGTGGCTCAATGAGACCCGTGAAGAGATCAAGAAGGATAATCCTGGCAGCAAAGTTACCGACATTGCAAAGCGTGGTGGTGAATTATGGCGTGCAATGAAGGACAAATCG GAATGGGAAGCAAAAGCCATTGCGatgaaagaaaaatacacaAAGGATTTGAAGGAATACGAGGCTAATGGCGGTACTGACACAGGTGCCAAGAAGCGAAAGTCAAAAGCAGCCAAACCAGCCAAGAAGCTCAAAAAGAAAGAGACGTCAGAGGAAGAAAGTGGCGAGGATGAAAGCGATTAG
- the LOC129919514 gene encoding high mobility group protein D, which produces MGDRPKRPLSAYMLWLNSAREGIKKENPGIKVTEVAKKGGELWRGMKDKSEWEAKAAKCKEDYEEAVREFEANGGSKSNGAATKKRGKATKKAAPKKSKKDASDDDDDEESE; this is translated from the exons ATGGGTGATAGACCAAAACGTCCACTTTCCGCTTATATGCTATGGCTCAACAGTGCCCGCGAGGGTATCAAGAAGGAAAATCCCGGCATCAAAGTGACAGAAGTTGCAAAGAAGGGAGGTGAATTATGGAGGGGCATGAAGGATAAGTCT gaatgggAGGCAAAGGCAGCCAAATGCAAGGAAGACTATGAAGAAGCAGTCCGCGAATTCGAAGCCAACGGTGGTTCCAAGTCAAATGGTGCAGCGACCAAGAAGCGCGGTAAGGCAACGAAAAAAGCAGCGCCGAAGAAGAGCAAGAAGGATGCGtccgatgacgatgatgatgaggaGAGCGAATAG